The DNA sequence CTGGGTTTGGCAGGTTTCTTTGGAGCCTTTTTTATTCCTCGCAAAGTGATTCATAATCTGGCATATATCACCTATGGTGTCGGAATATTTCTGCTCCTGATTCCCATCATCATGAAACAGGGCGGAGCGGTAAGCCGTTGGATTACTATTGGCAGCTTTGGGATCCAGCCTTCGGAATTTATGAAGATATTTCTTCTGGTGGGACTTGCAAAATACTTTGCCGACCATAAGCGCCGTTTGTCCACAGTAAAAGAATTACTTACACCCTTTGCCATGACCATAACCCCGACATTATTGGTTCTCATTCAACCAGATCTGGGAACGGCTCTGGTCTTCTTCGGAATTTTGATAGTTATCATTTTCTGGGCCGGTATTAGACCACTTTATTTCTTCTTACTCTTGGCCCCAGCCATTTCCATGGTTGCTGCATTTCAAACCTTATCGTTCTTTCTTTGGATGGGAGTCATAATCCTCATTCTATATCTAGGTAATTTGCCCTTTTGGACAAAAATCCTCAATTTTAGCATCAACGTAGCCCTGGGTGGGATTACCAATGTACTTTGGGCCCTGCTGAAGCCCTATCAGCAACAACGTATTCTGTCTCTCATTGATGCTGAATCTGATCCTCTCGGTGCAGGGTATCAGGTATCCCAATCATTAACTGCTTTCGGATCAGGTGGTCCGTTTGGGAGAGGCTTTGGAGAAGGGACTCAAACCCATCTGAAATTTCTCCCTGAACAACACACAGATTTCATTATGACAGTCATCGGAGAAGAGTTCGGTTTTATCGGCGTGTTGGTAGTGCTGAGCCTTTTTTACCTGCTTATGGCCAAGTTGATCAATCAGGCTTACAGTAGCAAATATCGTTTTGATAGCGTCATTCTAATCGGGATTGTAGCAGTATTGATCTTCCACATCTTTGTGAATCTGGGGATGATCGCCGGTATCATGCCGGTAACGGGAATTCCTCTGCCATTTATCAGTTATGGAGGATCGTTCATGTTGACGGTAATGATCATGGCTGGTTTAGCTGCGAATATGGCAATCATGAGGCGAGCAGCTCGTTAAGGACTACGAGTGCCCATTAAACCGCAATTTTAGACGTTGCGAGTCCTTATGTCAAGGTTAAATTTACGGCCGTATGATTTCTTGTCTTAACTTCCAGTAGAAAGTGATTGAAGACATGCATAAAAGACAGCTCGGATTCATCTTGATACTAGCTCTGATCATTGGTTGTTCAGGTACCAAAAACCTCAAGCAGGAGATGCAGCAAGTAAAACAGGAAACCGCAGTCGCGGATAGTGTCCTGTTTATGTTGGATGTCAGGCTAAAAGAATTCTCGAAAGAAGTTAGAGCCATGCGCGAGACTTATAATGAGAATCACATCAGTCTGGAGAACCTCTATAAACTGAATGCTGACTCCAAACGCTCCATTGAACAGCTCAACAAGGAATTAGACGGCCAATTAGCCGGCGAAAGAGCTCGGAATGATTCTCTGGCCAGCGCTGTGGCGCAGACCAATGAGGGTCAGATCGCTGGATTACAGGCAGAACAAGCAGAGATCCGTGAATCTCTGACCGGCTTGAATTCTTCTATTCAGTCAACCCAATTTCAAGTCGATAGTATCTTTGCCAGTATGGATCCGGCTAAAGTGCAAACGCTGGAAGAGAACCTGCTGAGTATCCAGGATCGTTTTACCTTGTTGGACTCTTCGTTTTCTGAATTTCAACTCTCTGTTACGGATCATATTATGGATTCAGAAGATAGATTGACCACACTGGGACGTCATGCAAGTGTACAGGATAGCGCCAATTATGACATCCTGTCTCAATTGGTTCTCCTGGAAAATAAAATTATCTCCCTCACCAATTCCTTTAACGAATTGATGGCTATGCCGGATGCTCGTTTAAATGTGACGCGTCTGCCCGCCGAGCAAACCCGGCCACAAACGGTACTGAAAAGCCCTCCCATAGCGGCAATGGACTACAAGACCTATAAGCAACACTATATTGATGCTCTGAGCTTGTATCAAAATGGCGATTACATGGGAGCTATAGACGGTTTTGAGATGCTGATCCAAAATGATTCAAAAAATGATCTGGCAGACAATGCTCAGTATTGGATCGGAGAATGTTATTATGCCTTGGATGAATACACCAGGGCAATTGAAGCTTTCGGCAAAGTGATCTACTATGCCGATTCAAATAAGGCAGATGCTGCCCAATTTAAGATTGGATATTCTTATCTTAATAGTGGTGATAAGGCACGTTATTACAATGAATTAGAACGGCTTTTGGATATGTATCCTGATAGTGCTTACCGGGAAAAAGTCAAACAAATCCTCGCCTCCAGATAATAGGTTATTAAAGCAAAAACAACCCTATGGCTACAAAAATATACTATCTCTCCTCAGAAGTAGCTCCCTTTTCTGAGGCAACGGATCTTGCAAAGATATCAAACAAGGTTCCATCATACTTTCAGGAGAAAAAGCAGGATTTTCGAATATTTACACCTCGCTATGGGTTTGTAAGTGAACGTCGCTACATTATTCGCGAAGTTATTCGCCTTAAAGAGATCGAAGTTGAGTATAAAGGTGAGATGACCTACGGTGCTGCAAAATCAGCATTTGTACCATCAACCAAGGTTCAAGTATACTTTATGGAGTATCAGCCCTATTTTGGTGGTAAGAATAAAACCTTATACAAGGTGGCAGAGAATCGCTACAATCAGCGCAATGCCGAGAAATATTTTTATTTTTCCAAGATCGCCATCGAAAATCTGACCTACCTTTACTGGCAGCCGGATTATATCATGTGCAATGATTGGACAACGGCAATGGTGCCTGTGCTTTTAAAGACCATTTATGCTGAGGAAGAATTCTTCACGGATATGAAGACGGTTTTGAATCTAGTCAATATCGGTGAAATGGGTCTGGTAGCCAAGAAGCAGTATGAAATGGCTGGTTTGGCACCCGAGGACTATGCTGGTTATGAAAATGATCTACTGGGCCTGGCTATCAAGCATGCCGATGAGATCATTAGTATTTCTATTGATGGAAAAGACAATAAGCAAGAAATAGAGGGTCACGAAAACATTCAGAAAGCTTTAAAAGCATCCGGTAAAAAGGTGAAGTATTTCACCATTTCTGATGAAAGTGATGAAGATTGGCAGCAACTCAACTTTGAACTGGAAACATTCTTTGGAGTTGAGTATTAAAACTCTGCAAATTGACTGTATTGACTTTAAACAAAATAAGTCAAGCGTCTGATCGCTTGGCTTTTTTTAACAGAGGATTTATGAAGAACCGGATCATCATTCCACTTATTGCCTTATCCTTGACCATTTGGTCTTGCGACGAACCAAAACCTTTCGACAATTCATCATTCATTTATAATCCCTTCGCTTTTGAGCAGGATACCCTTCAGATTGTTGAAGAAATTCGACCAGGAATCCAACCGGTTGAATGGGGACATCACCTAAGAGCCTGGGTAGGGGAAACTCAATACTATAAATCCGGTTTTACCATGGATTTCAGTTTTTCTGATACCAGTCTCAACGTAGCAGATGCAGATAGTATTCAAATTCAATTCAGACACCAGTTTACTTTTCCAGAAAATGGTGCAGATACCTTGCTGGGGATCCCCTTGAATTTTGATTTTTATGAATCAACAGGTATCTCTGTAGATATAGGTGCAGGTGCTTATGGATCATTCCTGAGTAGGGATACCATGACAGTGGCCGGGAGTAATAACTACTGGAGCTATACTCTGCCTGATTCAACCATTATGGCAGGAGATACAACCATAAGCCTGGGCATCTTTCCTGGTGAATCCGGTAGCATGACCGTGCTCTACGGTGGAGGGTCAAGTATCCGACCCTCTCTGGTATTTTATTATCATGAACCTGATACAGCCGGTGAGGACAGTGCAACTACCCATTCGCCTTTTCTCGCAGACAGTCTTTATATGCACCTCATTAAGCAAGCAGGTGTTTTTGACCCACAGTATGATTATCTCAGTCAATTATCAAGTGATACCTTGACCTTGACCCTTGATCTGCAAAACATGATCCCAACCAGTGATACGCTCATTCATATGATCTCATCAACGTTATTGCTGGCTGTCGATCTTGATGAATCTGCTCTCTACATACCCACGCTGGCAGACTCGGTTCAATTGTATAATATGAATCTGGAGGATCCGGAATCAGGAATTTCGGTGAATTTTAGCCTGGGTCAGGATGGGGCATATTACGGTAACGAACTAAAAACGATCATCCAACGGGCCCTGGATGATAGACGAAGCATTATCGAGCTCACACTGAGTTCAAACCATACAGGTTTTGATCCGGGATTTATTGCTATATCGCGTGAGGCTGATGAATCAGCCATCTTTGTCAGTACTTCCCTGGCGGTGCGTCCATGAAACGAATAATTCTTTTTTTAATAGTGCTGATCAGTGTTGGCTATGGTCAATCAGCCTACTATCGATTGGGCTATGGAGATGTTTTCCCAACCGTCGATGCTTTTGAGTCCAGTGTTGGTGAGGGGGCGGTTGCCTGGCAGGATTCTTCTCGTTTCACTACGCGTAATCCAGCCGCGCTTGCAGGTTTGAAGAGGGTTTATTTTAGCAGTTCCCTGGGATCAGAATTCAAATTGGTATCAGAAAGCATAACGAATAACACACGCCTCGAGCGGTTGGCGATCGCTTTACCAGTAGGCGACAAGATTGGTATTAGCCTGGGGGCTCAAGCAACAGCAGATTTTGAAACGGAATATGAATCCATCCTGGAAGATGGAACCCTGAATGAGAGTTCACAGGGTGGTATCTGGGACTATCACCTCGGGCTGGGTTATGGGATCACACCATATTTCAGTCTTGGAGTGAAATTTCATTTACTTCAAGGTGCTTTCAGACGTGAGTCCAATATGCTGGCCACTGATATAAATGAACTATACGTGCTGAGAGGCGATATCAGTGGGAAAAGCCTGGAATTGGGATTGCTAACTCACTTAGGTGGCAAAGTGTCTCTTGGTCTGACTACAGATATTCCTTATCAGACACCTCTATTTGAAGGCCGGGATAGTTTGGCTGGAACTGATGACTATGTTGAGCTCTCTGAAGAACTTAAAGCCTGGCCTGCCACGATAAAGGTCGGTGTTGTTTATCATCACTCCAAAACTACAAAATATGTTGCTGGAATTTCTCAACAGATATTTTCAGCAGATGG is a window from the Candidatus Neomarinimicrobiota bacterium genome containing:
- the rodA gene encoding rod shape-determining protein RodA, which produces LGLAGFFGAFFIPRKVIHNLAYITYGVGIFLLLIPIIMKQGGAVSRWITIGSFGIQPSEFMKIFLLVGLAKYFADHKRRLSTVKELLTPFAMTITPTLLVLIQPDLGTALVFFGILIVIIFWAGIRPLYFFLLLAPAISMVAAFQTLSFFLWMGVIILILYLGNLPFWTKILNFSINVALGGITNVLWALLKPYQQQRILSLIDAESDPLGAGYQVSQSLTAFGSGGPFGRGFGEGTQTHLKFLPEQHTDFIMTVIGEEFGFIGVLVVLSLFYLLMAKLINQAYSSKYRFDSVILIGIVAVLIFHIFVNLGMIAGIMPVTGIPLPFISYGGSFMLTVMIMAGLAANMAIMRRAAR
- a CDS encoding tetratricopeptide repeat protein, which produces MHKRQLGFILILALIIGCSGTKNLKQEMQQVKQETAVADSVLFMLDVRLKEFSKEVRAMRETYNENHISLENLYKLNADSKRSIEQLNKELDGQLAGERARNDSLASAVAQTNEGQIAGLQAEQAEIRESLTGLNSSIQSTQFQVDSIFASMDPAKVQTLEENLLSIQDRFTLLDSSFSEFQLSVTDHIMDSEDRLTTLGRHASVQDSANYDILSQLVLLENKIISLTNSFNELMAMPDARLNVTRLPAEQTRPQTVLKSPPIAAMDYKTYKQHYIDALSLYQNGDYMGAIDGFEMLIQNDSKNDLADNAQYWIGECYYALDEYTRAIEAFGKVIYYADSNKADAAQFKIGYSYLNSGDKARYYNELERLLDMYPDSAYREKVKQILASR
- a CDS encoding glycogen/starch synthase, with protein sequence MATKIYYLSSEVAPFSEATDLAKISNKVPSYFQEKKQDFRIFTPRYGFVSERRYIIREVIRLKEIEVEYKGEMTYGAAKSAFVPSTKVQVYFMEYQPYFGGKNKTLYKVAENRYNQRNAEKYFYFSKIAIENLTYLYWQPDYIMCNDWTTAMVPVLLKTIYAEEEFFTDMKTVLNLVNIGEMGLVAKKQYEMAGLAPEDYAGYENDLLGLAIKHADEIISISIDGKDNKQEIEGHENIQKALKASGKKVKYFTISDESDEDWQQLNFELETFFGVEY